The Gammaproteobacteria bacterium DNA window TTCTCCGATGTCGAAGCGGTAATAGATTTGGTGGCGATTTCCAACGATGCAAGCAGTGAGCTTTTTGCGAAGGCGTCATGGGAGATCAATTGGCGGTCGCGGGTGCGCACCGCAAAACTTGCAAAGCAGTTTCGCGTAGCACGTTATATCTTACCTTCATCGTGTAGCATTTACGGGTACCAGGATCCCGAGATTGTTGTTGATGAACTGTCGGCGACCAATCCGCTTACCACATATGCCAAAGCGAACGAGCGTGCAGAACGAGACACGCTTGCGCTAGCCGACAATGACTTTCACGTGACTGTATTACGTCAAGCCACCGTATACGGGTACTCGCCACGCATGCGTTTCGATCTGGCGATTAATGGCATGACGTATGGCGCATGGTCCACTGGCAAATTGCCGACGATGCGTGACGGCACGCAGTGGCGGCCGATGGTGCATGTGCGTGATGCGGCGGAAGCACAAGCTTTTATGCTGGAGGCTGACCCCGCGAAGGTAAGCGGCCAAATCTTCAACGTAGGGTCGGCCCAGAACAACTATCAGATCGGTCCCTTGGCGGAAATCGTGGCGGCAACTGTCCCACGGAAGGTTGAAATCGAGTGGTATGGTGACCCGGACACGCGCTCTTACAGGGTTAACTTCGATAAGATAGCGTCCCTCGGATATCGGGCTAAATTCGACGCTGAAGACGGTGTGCGTGAGTTGTGCGAGGCGTTGGAGCATAGAAAGACCGATAAGACGCCGCAGACCATCACGTTGGAGTGGTACAAGGAGCTGCATAGCTGGTTTCAGAGGATCAAGGAAACGGAACTTTACGGAGGCATTCTGAATATTGAGGATTCTCCTTGCGCGATCGGCGAGGACCACATTGAGGGCTGTTAGCCTGGCGAACCTATCACATCATGGCTTCGAGTCGCAGAATGCGTCCGGTCTTTATTGTTGGTTGTCAGCGAAGTGGATCAACCTTGCTGGGCTCCATGCTCGGATCCCATCCGGAAGTCGTGTGTATACCGGAGGCACAGTTCATAGTCGACCTGATGCCCAGCCTCGAGGCTAGCCAAGGAATCGACCCTGCTGAGATCGTAAAGAGGATAAAGTCTCACTGGCGATTTCGTGCCTGGGAGTTTGACCTCGGTGAGGACCTTCCGGGCC harbors:
- a CDS encoding SDR family oxidoreductase yields the protein MSVILVTGAGGYIGTTLVPLLLERGYHVRAVDRFFFGRDLLAPHENLEIIKEDTRRLNARVFSDVEAVIDLVAISNDASSELFAKASWEINWRSRVRTAKLAKQFRVARYILPSSCSIYGYQDPEIVVDELSATNPLTTYAKANERAERDTLALADNDFHVTVLRQATVYGYSPRMRFDLAINGMTYGAWSTGKLPTMRDGTQWRPMVHVRDAAEAQAFMLEADPAKVSGQIFNVGSAQNNYQIGPLAEIVAATVPRKVEIEWYGDPDTRSYRVNFDKIASLGYRAKFDAEDGVRELCEALEHRKTDKTPQTITLEWYKELHSWFQRIKETELYGGILNIEDSPCAIGEDHIEGC